In Phocoena phocoena chromosome 3, mPhoPho1.1, whole genome shotgun sequence, a single window of DNA contains:
- the CCNI2 gene encoding cyclin-I2, translated as MASGGRPAPETSASEIRSVRRPGESPDESLGETVLRCLLPPPPWNVSLPAAIRRSFPEACLRGAVSLPEPSWTRPTRGAMQPRSAARPAPGAALGPPPPPPPVPSRPGLVPSDWGGVLDERQLDAHLTQAQGREARLWLGGRVQQVEICEAFQEVVLGLLRVENIFDFSQTTFNLALTIFSRLIVSVKIKKCLLHCVTITSLRLAAKVNEEEELIPRIKDFIKHYGSGYSPNELLRMELAILDKLHWDLYSGTPLDFLAIFHALVVLGWPHVKELLPQRNPSLHVASLTRQLQHCMAGHQLLQFKGSTLALVIITLELERLMPDCCTPISDLLKKAQVGIRQWNHCKELVKQQLTSF; from the exons ATGGCTTCCGGCGGGCGGCCCGCGCCGGAGACGTCCGCCTCGGAGATAAGATCCGTCCGGCGTCCAGGTGAGAGTCCGGACGAAAGTCTGGGCGAAACAGTCCTTCGCTGTCTTCTCCCGCCGCCTCCGTGGAACGTCTCTCTCCCAGCGGCGATCCGGAGAAGTTTCCCGGAGGCTTGCCTGCGCGGAGCGGTCAGTCTCCCGGAGCCGTCGTGGACCAGACCCACGCGGGGGGCAATGCAGCCTCGGTCAGCTGCGCGCCCTGCCCCCGGCGCCGCTCTGGGGCcaccgcccccgccgcccccggtTCCCAGCCGGCCAGGGCTGGTGCCGAGCGACTGGGGAGGCGTCCTGGACGAGCGCCAGCTGGATGCCCACCTGACCCAGGCCCAGGGCCGCGAGGCGCGCCTGTGGCTGGGGGGCCGAGTCCAG CAGGTGGAGATTTGCGAAGCTTTCCAGGAAGTCGTGTTGGGGCTCCTGCGAGTTGAGAACATCTTTGACTTCTCCCAGACCACTTTTAACCTGGCTCTCACTATCTTCAGCCGCCTCATAGTTTCAGTAAAG ATAAAAAAGTGTTTACTCCATTGTGTTACAATTACTTCCTTGAGACTTGCTGCAAAAGTTAATGAAGAAGAGGAG ttaaTTCCACGCATAAAAGACTTCATAAAGCACTATGGCTCTGGCTATTCCCCGAATGAGCTGCTGAGGATGGAGCTGGCTATTTTGGACAAACTTCACTGGGATCTCTACAGTGGGACACCGCTGGACTTCTTGGCCATA TTCCACGCCCTGGTGGTCCTGGGCTGGCCCCACGTGAAGGAGCTGCTGCCTCAGAGGAATCCTTCCCTCCACGTCGCATCCCTGACCAGGCAGCTGCAGCATTGTATGGCGGGCCACCAGCTGCTGCAGTTCAAGGGCTCCACACTGGCCTTGGTCATCATCACCTTAGAGTTGGAGAGGCTCATGCCCGACTGCTGTACTCCTATATCTGATCTGCTAAAGAAAGCACAG GTCGGTATTAGGCAGTGGAACCACTGCAAAGAACTTGTAAAGCAACAGCTGACAAGTTTTTAG